The Acidobacteriota bacterium DNA segment GGAGGAAGCCATCGCCAAAGTCAAATCGGCTATTGAAGAGCAACTTTCGCAGGGGGAACTCATTGTGGTTGAAGTTGCTTCGAAAAGTGACCCATCTTTACCCAATCCCTGGTTGAAATATATGGGGATATTTGCTGATGACCCAACTTTCGATGATTTTTTGGAGGAGGTTTCTGCTTATCGACGGCAAATGGATACCCCTGAAATTGGATTCCCCGACCATGTTTTATCTTAAAGCGTGAGAATTAAACTACTTTCAAAGATATAACTCCGTTGCCGAAAGGTCACTTGAGCTTGACACTTCCGCCCGGAGGGCGATGGAAAGTAGCCGGTGGCAAGTGTCGCTTTGGACACGCGGCCACCGGAAAGAGTCGCCATTAAGGGTCGCGCCCGGATGGGCGCTGGATTAACTTCAAGTTGGGTGACATTCGTTGGATGATAATCGGACTTCTGGTGCAGCGCCCTACCGGGCGCGAACGCTTCGCGGCTTGCGTTCCGGTGGGTGCGCCTCAAAGCAGGCTTCCACACCGGCTAATTTCCGTCGCCCATCCGGGCGAAAACCGACCTTTCTGCAACAGAGAAAGATCTAAGGCAGTGTAAAATATCAAAAGCCCGCCAGGATTGGCGGGCTTTTGATTTGATTGGCGCACCCGGAGAGACTCGAACTCCCAACCCTCAGATCCGAAGTCTGATGCTCTATCCATTGAGCTACGGGTGCAGATGATGTGACTTTTTAGGGAACAGTCAGTGATTGAACTGGGTTTCTACTGTACTATTGGCCACCCTGTCAATAATCTTTTTAGCTTCATCCAGAAGGAACATATCTTTGTGAGTCAGTCAAACCGTGGTGCGGACCACCTTTCAACGGGCCAGATAACCGGCGTGTATGCCGCGCTGCTGGCGGTTCAGCTCTTTTTTGGAATCAATTATTACGCATCGAAAGTTGTCCTCTCAGAAATTCCTCCGCAGGCATGGGCGGGTATCCGGGTCACATCGGCGGCGGTGATACTGTTGTTGATTCATTCGCTGTTTGTCCGGCGCTATCCAGCCCGTGAGGATCTGCGCTGGTTTGTCGGGTTCGCTCTTTTTGGCATTGTCATCAATCAAATTTTGTTTGTCGAAGGGCTGGCACGCACAACACCGACTCATTCGGCGATCATTGGAACGACCATTCCGGTGATGACCCTGATCTTTGCGGTGCTGCGTGGGGAAGAGCACTTACGGATGTTGAAAATCCTGGGCGTTGTGCTTTCCCTGAGCGGTGTGTGCTGGCTGCTGGGGATTCATCGGTTTCAATTCGAGTCACAACAACAGTTTGGCGACATTCTGACCTTTCTCAATTGTGTCTCCTTTGCTTTTTTTCTGGTTCTGAGCCGCAACGTCGTAGCCAGGTACGATGCCCTGACTTCGACCACGTTCCTGATGGTTTTCGGGGCGATTGGTGTTGACCTGGTGTGCGCCAAACCACTTTTTCTCTTCTTCTCAACTCAGGTGTCGAAGGTGTCAGCCAGCGCCTGGTGGCACGTCGCCTATGTGATTGTCTTCCCGACGGTTTTGACCTATGGGCTCAACTACTGGGCACTCAAACGGGTGGATGCCTCGATGGTCGCGGTGTTTATCTACATTCAGCCAGTGGTTGCCGCCAGTCTGTCAGTGCTTTTTCTTGGCGAAACCATCACTGTGAAACTGGTGGGCAGCACGATTCTGGTCTTTACCGGAGTGCTCCTGACGATGCAGCAGACACAGCAGTGGGTGAGTCAGTGGAGTTCGATATTGGGAAGAAAGGCTGACTCCTCATTGTCACTTGAAGAAAGTGTCCCACCCTGTTAGTTCGCTATATATGCTTTAAAACACATTGTTTATGGGGTTAAAGTGAGATTGCGGGCAGGCACTGGTCTGGAAAGTATGGTAATTTTTTTCGGCAAATATTCTAAAAACCCCAGTGTTTGCAGATCTCATCTTTGATTAGGAAATGGTTGATTGATATATGAGCGCACTTCTTGCAGAGAATTCCTATCGTCCAATTTCAAGGCCACGAAGTTCACATTTGCAACTTGTACTGCCAGATTCGGTTGCTCTGCCTGAGACTGGATACTTTCGGGCAACACTCAACATTCCTGGTATCCATGTTCCTGAACAAACCTTTGAACTGCAAAAAAAGGGAAATCTGGTTCAACTCAGGAACCAACCTGAACACCATCATCCGCTGGTAAGCATTGAATTTACTGTAAATCCTCAAAATGGAATTCCTTCCATTGCCTCGGCATCTATCGCTTTGGCTCGTACAACACTCCGTGATGAGTTGTGTTACACCCGATATTTATTGGCACTGAACACGGCTCAGGAATGTTCTTTTGAATTTGGCAAATCTTCCCTCAAACTCCATTTTCCGCCGTTGCCTGAAGACGAATTGAAGAATTTCAAAGGGCGGGCAGCTATTTGCCGCAAGCTACTGTTTGTTGAGCAGTGTTTTACACGACCTGGACAAAGCTTCTTTACCCTGCCTGAAGGGACACTCAATCAAGCTGAAGTCCGGGCAATTGAATTTGCTTTTCGGGCTTGTTCAGAAGGTGAGTTTTCCGTCCGAGCTGGACGTTTTGAGATTCTTTTGAATTCCCTGGACTCAATAGATTTGGAAGAAACCCCTTTTTCCGAGCCGGGCGCGTTCGAAATGCTCCTGGATGAAAAAAGTCAGGGCCCAGTCGAAGTGTTTGGCAAGCGGTTACCTTTGGGACCCATGATAATTCAGATTTCACACGCAGTGCTTGAAAATTCAGAAGTTATCGAGCCGCTTCGTCAAAACCAGGGTGTTTCCACAACCCTACGGCTGGTCGTTGTGGATAATCAAATGCACTACAAGTTTCCTAAACGTGTTTCAAGATTATCGAAAACCCCAAGCTCCCGACTCAACTTCTTTCGAAAGCGATTGGCTGCTGAAGAACCTCCGGAAATTTCATCGCTGCTTGACCTGCCCTTAGAAGAAGAATTGACGCGTGAAGAAGCCACAAAAGCTGCCGGCAACTGGCTTTTCCATGGTCCGTTGCCGAATTACTTTGTGCCCGGGCAGGCGCAAAGTCGAGACTCCCAAACCTGGCTGATTCCCATCTGGCTCATGGACGAAGGCAAAACAAAGGGTGTTGAACAGGTTGGTGAAATGCTTGTTCACAAAAGAACTGGGGAAATTTTAAGTCATCCAATCATTGAAGAACTTTTAACGCGCCTGCTGGAACGAACACCTGTACCCCAACTGCCAGATCCAGAAGTTTTAAAACTTTCCAAAATTCGGGCACTTCCCCAGGATCAAATGAGGTTGAGTGAGCTTCTTGTACTGAACCGTGAGGGAGAGTTGGACGAAGAAGGAGAACATTCACTTGATGAAATGATGAGGCGGTATAACCTGGGTCTTCTTTATAAGTCAGAAGCTTTAAAAGAGGCTGTACAAAGGGGGTTGCGTGAGCCGCTCAGATAAGAGTCGGAGGGCCTATCTCGACCCAGAGACCAAACGAAAAGTCCGGGAAATCCACCATGACCAATGTTCTTACTGCCAGGTCCAACAGCAATTTGTGCCTGATCCATTGGAATTTGAGCACATTACCCCTGTGAGCAAAGGGGGATCAAATCAAGTAGAAAATCTGTGTCTTTCGTGCGGCAATTGCAATCGCCACAAGGCCAGTAAAACACAGGGAGTTGATCCTGAAACAGGCCAACTCACCGATCTTTTCAATCCAAATACGCAAGTTTGGGACGAGCATTTTAACTGGGATGAAGAGAGCATTTATCTTATTGGCTGTACTCCAACAGGAAGGGCCACAATTGAAGCACTTCATATTAACAAAGTTGAGTTTGCCATTACTGCCCGTCATCATTGGGTAAAGGCTGGCTGGCATCCTCCAAAAAAGTAATCATTGCCTGACAGGAGACATCAGCATGTCAAGTCGCTTATCCCAAACTCAATTATCCCAGGTTGTTTCAGAGGTCACCCGACTGGCGCATCAGCGTGAGGAACTGGAGCGCTCCACGTTGGAACGCGCCGAGGTCGAGCGGATTTTGCGTGAACTGGACCTGCCGGCGGAATTGCTTGATGATGCGATGGTTGAACTGGAACGCCGCGAACTGGTCGTTCAGCAAAAGCGCTCCAAAAATCGAATGATCATGGCAGTAGCGGCGCTGGTGCTGGTGCTGGTGCTCGGTGTTGGATGGATCTTCTATCTCCAAAGCGCTGCACTTGGGCGCGTCAATGCCGAACCGGGCCAGATTACCCTTGGTGCCAATGATGCACGGGCGGTGCAGGTCATCAACAAACAGGCAAACAGTGAAGTGTTTAATCAGGTCGTCTTGCGCGACGCTCCTGAAGGCAAAGAACTCAACTTGAAATGCAAATGGTATGATCCGACGGGCAAGGTCTATCGGGAAAACACCTACCGCACCAAAACAATTGATAAGTCAGTCTGGCCAACCCACTGCAAATGCCAGCTTGGTTCGGATGCGGCTTCAGGGACCTGGAAAGTTGAGCTTTCGCTTGAAGGCCGGGTCATCAGCACGACCACCTTCACAGTAGAATGAAGAATGAAGAATTGAGAATGAAGAATGAAGAATGAAGAATGAAGAAAAAGAACTTAATACTTGTATTCAAATGAATAGCCTTTCCTCATTTGACCAGGATATTTTCCGTCCCTCACCCCTTTTTCCATGAAAGCCATTCTCGGCAACTGGAACCCTGCCAAATCTTCAGAACCAATAGCCATCTGGGCCAAACTGCGTGGTCGTTTCGGGCAAACCTGGAATTTTGAAGCACTTTCTTGGAACCCGGAACCCGCCTTTTCTCAACTTGCCTGGCAAGGTCAGGTCACAGTTCAAAAATCGGTGCAGAATATCCGTTTTTTCGTCAGTGCTTCCGGTGTGGGATCCAAAGCTGATATGGTCGGTGAAATAACCGCGAGAGGGCTGCGGCTTGAAAGCGATTCATTTGGCCGGGTGCCGCTCTTCTGGACCACACACAATGGTTCAATCTGGTTTTCAACCGAACTCTCTTTGCTCATCGAAGTAACGGGCCGTTCAGTGGTTGATCCACAAGGTTTGTATGGCTATGCCTGCTTTTCATACGTGCCCGCACCGTTGACCCCAATCGAAGGTATTGCTGCTGTACCTGCTGGGGAAACACTCTGCTGGCAGGCACCGACTGGTACTCTGGAGAGCACTGAAAAAACAATTGTTCGGAAATCCCTGCGCACCCACGAATGGTGCGAAGATCGAGTGACGGCTGATGATGAAGATTTAGCCGTTTCAGCACTTCGTCGGCTATTAACCGAAGCCATTGAATCCCAGGTGACAGATGTTTCCAGCAACCCGGTCGGGGTATTCTTGTCTGGAGGATTGGATTCATCCATTGTTGCTGCCCTTCTGGTCCGGGCTGGGGTAAAAGTCAAAGCCTATTCGCTTGATTTTGGTAACTATGGATTGCCGGAACTTGAATTTGCTGAAGCAGTTGCCAGTTATTTGAGAATTCCGCTGGTGAAAGTTCCAGCCCACCCAAAGCAGATCCGGCAGGCACTCGAAGCAACGGTTCATTCGCTGCAGCTTCCATTTGGTGACGGGGTCACCGTGCCATTGTATTTGCTCGGGCAGGCTGCCAGCCGGGATGTGCAGATCGTGTTTAACGGCGAAGGCGGCGACCAGCTTTTTGCCGGATGGACCAACAAGCCGTTGATTGCGGCTGGAGTCTATCAAGCATCGGCAATGGATGAATTGCGTTTGATGAGTGAATATCTGAAAACATTTCACCGACTGCAAGGCTATGAATCTTCTGTGTTTACCGATCACATGCTGACAGCGTTGGGTGATTTATCCCCGATTGGGTGGATTCAACCGGCTTTGGATGGAGGGTATTGCCAGTCATTCTTACATCGAATGCGCCGGGCCGGGCTGATGCTGAAAGGTGCCCAAAACATCCAGCCTCGCGCAACGCGTCTGGCCTGGGTGCACGGACTGGACGTGCGATCCCCTTTTTGTTCCTATCCTTTAGCTGAATGGACGTTTCAACTTTCTGGGGAACTCTGTTTGCGGGGCCCCTGTGAAAAATATCTGCTCAAACGCGCGG contains these protein-coding regions:
- a CDS encoding type II toxin-antitoxin system HicB family antitoxin; this translates as MQYPVFVQSHSSHQFVASVVGFPNCVAQGQTREEAIAKVKSAIEEQLSQGELIVVEVASKSDPSLPNPWLKYMGIFADDPTFDDFLEEVSAYRRQMDTPEIGFPDHVLS
- a CDS encoding DMT family transporter encodes the protein MSQSNRGADHLSTGQITGVYAALLAVQLFFGINYYASKVVLSEIPPQAWAGIRVTSAAVILLLIHSLFVRRYPAREDLRWFVGFALFGIVINQILFVEGLARTTPTHSAIIGTTIPVMTLIFAVLRGEEHLRMLKILGVVLSLSGVCWLLGIHRFQFESQQQFGDILTFLNCVSFAFFLVLSRNVVARYDALTSTTFLMVFGAIGVDLVCAKPLFLFFSTQVSKVSASAWWHVAYVIVFPTVLTYGLNYWALKRVDASMVAVFIYIQPVVAASLSVLFLGETITVKLVGSTILVFTGVLLTMQQTQQWVSQWSSILGRKADSSLSLEESVPPC
- a CDS encoding HNH endonuclease, whose protein sequence is MHHDQCSYCQVQQQFVPDPLEFEHITPVSKGGSNQVENLCLSCGNCNRHKASKTQGVDPETGQLTDLFNPNTQVWDEHFNWDEESIYLIGCTPTGRATIEALHINKVEFAITARHHWVKAGWHPPKK
- a CDS encoding DUF3859 domain-containing protein, translating into MSSRLSQTQLSQVVSEVTRLAHQREELERSTLERAEVERILRELDLPAELLDDAMVELERRELVVQQKRSKNRMIMAVAALVLVLVLGVGWIFYLQSAALGRVNAEPGQITLGANDARAVQVINKQANSEVFNQVVLRDAPEGKELNLKCKWYDPTGKVYRENTYRTKTIDKSVWPTHCKCQLGSDAASGTWKVELSLEGRVISTTTFTVE
- a CDS encoding 7-cyano-7-deazaguanine synthase, whose protein sequence is MVGEITARGLRLESDSFGRVPLFWTTHNGSIWFSTELSLLIEVTGRSVVDPQGLYGYACFSYVPAPLTPIEGIAAVPAGETLCWQAPTGTLESTEKTIVRKSLRTHEWCEDRVTADDEDLAVSALRRLLTEAIESQVTDVSSNPVGVFLSGGLDSSIVAALLVRAGVKVKAYSLDFGNYGLPELEFAEAVASYLRIPLVKVPAHPKQIRQALEATVHSLQLPFGDGVTVPLYLLGQAASRDVQIVFNGEGGDQLFAGWTNKPLIAAGVYQASAMDELRLMSEYLKTFHRLQGYESSVFTDHMLTALGDLSPIGWIQPALDGGYCQSFLHRMRRAGLMLKGAQNIQPRATRLAWVHGLDVRSPFCSYPLAEWTFQLSGELCLRGPCEKYLLKRAVEPWLPGEIVWREKRGMGVPLTEWCLGPLWGKLGCWLNTNTLGAEDHWQADLPLRVALGQFSGHIQGRRIGEILWLLLVWQVWRKTVAGEKLWSQPLRSPFRMPFPILRFLERALVE